A DNA window from Spirochaetales bacterium contains the following coding sequences:
- a CDS encoding ABC transporter ATP-binding protein translates to MKTMLKIRNCEAGYGKLRVLKGVSLHVSPGEIVTIIGANGAGKTTLLNTIAGIIKPASGSISFNGKDIEQSAAEKIVALGCSLVPERRQVFNTLSVKENLILGAYLRMRKGKKKEVESDLERMFVLFPVLGERETQLAGTLSGGEQQMLAIARALMARPHLLMMDEPSLGIAPIIVKSIFRTITGLREQGMTVLLIEQNAKAALGVADRGYVLETGQVFLEGTAEELLLNRDVQRAYLGKDYQRINE, encoded by the coding sequence GTGAAGACGATGCTTAAGATAAGGAATTGCGAAGCGGGTTACGGGAAACTCCGGGTTCTCAAGGGGGTTTCGCTTCACGTCTCACCCGGAGAGATCGTAACGATCATCGGCGCGAACGGGGCGGGCAAAACGACACTCCTGAACACGATCGCCGGCATCATCAAACCGGCTTCCGGCAGTATTTCGTTCAACGGGAAGGATATCGAACAAAGCGCGGCGGAGAAGATCGTCGCTTTAGGATGTTCACTCGTGCCCGAACGGAGGCAGGTGTTCAACACGCTTTCCGTAAAGGAAAATCTCATTCTCGGCGCGTACCTCAGAATGCGGAAAGGTAAAAAAAAGGAAGTGGAAAGCGATCTCGAGCGGATGTTCGTTCTCTTTCCGGTTTTGGGAGAGCGTGAAACCCAGCTTGCGGGAACGCTTTCCGGGGGCGAACAGCAGATGCTCGCCATCGCGCGGGCGCTCATGGCGAGGCCGCACCTCCTTATGATGGACGAACCGTCGCTCGGTATCGCCCCGATTATCGTAAAAAGTATTTTCAGGACGATTACCGGACTCAGGGAACAGGGGATGACCGTTTTGCTTATAGAACAGAACGCGAAAGCCGCCCTGGGTGTCGCGGACAGGGGATACGTTTTGGAAACGGGGCAGGTCTTCCTCGAAGGGACCGCGGAGGAATTACTCTTAAACCGGGACGTACAGCGCGCCTATCTCGGAAAGGATTATCAGAGGATTAATGAATAA
- a CDS encoding ABC transporter ATP-binding protein — translation MNGILLETINIDKYFGGLHAVNNVSFTVPPGIIMAVIGPNGAGKTTLFNLISGSLKPNSGEVKFRDRTITGLKEYKIAEAGISRTFQTTKLFHHMTILENVMVGRHTKTRSEILSCILSLPRTHKEEKAMRKRALEILESLKLAGYADEEASNLPFGKQRIAEIARALATEPALLLLDEPAAGLNMYETEELARLILKIKEWGITVLLVEHDISLVMNISDAVVVLDRGKKLAEGSPGEIQKNPDVINVYLGEDDA, via the coding sequence ATGAACGGCATACTGCTTGAAACAATCAATATCGACAAATATTTCGGCGGCCTTCACGCGGTTAATAATGTGAGTTTCACCGTTCCGCCCGGGATCATTATGGCGGTCATCGGTCCGAACGGCGCGGGGAAAACCACCCTTTTCAACCTGATTTCAGGAAGCCTGAAACCGAACTCGGGTGAGGTAAAATTCAGAGACCGGACCATTACCGGCCTGAAAGAATACAAAATCGCGGAGGCCGGTATTTCACGTACCTTTCAGACGACAAAGTTGTTTCACCATATGACGATCCTCGAGAACGTCATGGTCGGAAGGCACACAAAAACCCGTTCAGAGATTCTTTCGTGTATCCTGAGCCTTCCACGGACTCATAAAGAGGAGAAGGCGATGAGGAAGCGGGCGCTCGAGATCCTCGAATCGCTTAAGCTTGCCGGATACGCGGATGAAGAGGCGTCGAATCTTCCTTTCGGAAAACAGCGAATCGCGGAGATCGCGCGGGCACTCGCGACCGAACCGGCCCTGCTCCTCCTCGACGAGCCCGCCGCGGGACTCAACATGTACGAAACGGAGGAACTGGCCCGCCTCATTCTGAAGATCAAGGAGTGGGGGATCACCGTTCTTCTGGTCGAACATGACATATCGCTGGTAATGAATATTTCGGACGCCGTCGTGGTGCTGGACAGGGGAAAGAAACTCGCCGAGGGCTCACCCGGTGAAATTCAAAAAAATCCCGACGTCATCAACGTCTATCTGGGTGAAGACGATGCTTAA
- a CDS encoding branched-chain amino acid ABC transporter permease, whose protein sequence is MDMKRYRPIGILLIFVICVQLVFTLSGTEYFLTQIIMAAYYCLVILGLCLLMGYTGQISLGHAGFFAIGGYTQAVLTTINLSSFADSGFVRFLESAGILFRRTDLYGEEILSFSPWIAIIAAIVITIGIAFLIGIPVLRLKGHYLAMATLGFGMIIYTIVIGTRFLGEADGITKVPPFQLLPGIVVCGKMAHRVANYYVAWFLVIVGMIVALNLVHSRVGRALRAIHGSEEAANAMGIHSSKYKLYIFVLSAVFASVGGIFLTHYNGSIGPSETSVIKSVRYVAIVAVGGMDNLWGCLFMGILLNFLSLRGVFGSFDEVFFGLSLIVIMLFAPHGILRIAKVQELIAALRELPAYIKERIGKKKKHERHTA, encoded by the coding sequence ATGGATATGAAACGATACAGGCCGATAGGGATTCTGCTGATTTTTGTGATTTGCGTTCAGCTTGTTTTCACGTTAAGCGGGACGGAGTATTTTCTCACTCAGATTATCATGGCCGCATACTATTGCCTGGTCATCCTGGGACTCTGCCTGCTCATGGGCTATACCGGACAAATTTCTTTAGGCCACGCGGGTTTTTTCGCCATCGGCGGCTATACGCAGGCGGTGCTGACGACGATCAATCTTTCATCATTCGCGGATTCGGGATTCGTCCGTTTTCTTGAGTCGGCGGGAATACTCTTCCGGCGAACAGATCTTTACGGTGAGGAAATTCTTTCATTCTCGCCGTGGATCGCCATAATCGCCGCCATCGTTATTACCATCGGCATTGCCTTTCTCATCGGCATCCCCGTTCTGCGGTTGAAAGGGCATTACCTGGCCATGGCGACCCTCGGATTCGGCATGATCATCTACACGATCGTGATCGGCACCCGTTTTCTGGGCGAAGCGGACGGGATCACGAAGGTTCCACCTTTTCAACTGCTTCCGGGTATTGTGGTGTGCGGAAAAATGGCCCACCGGGTGGCGAATTACTATGTTGCATGGTTTCTGGTGATTGTCGGCATGATTGTCGCGCTCAATCTGGTTCATTCGAGGGTGGGCCGGGCTCTCAGGGCGATTCACGGAAGCGAAGAGGCCGCAAATGCCATGGGGATACATTCATCGAAATACAAACTGTATATATTCGTGCTGAGCGCGGTGTTTGCTTCCGTCGGCGGGATTTTTCTCACCCACTACAACGGGAGTATCGGGCCGTCGGAGACGTCCGTCATAAAGTCCGTCAGGTATGTGGCGATCGTCGCCGTGGGGGGGATGGATAACCTCTGGGGCTGCCTTTTCATGGGAATCCTTTTGAATTTTCTCTCCCTGCGCGGGGTATTCGGGTCCTTTGATGAGGTTTTTTTCGGACTCAGCCTTATCGTCATCATGCTTTTCGCGCCGCACGGTATTTTACGGATAGCAAAGGTTCAGGAGCTGATTGCGGCACTCAGGGAATTACCGGCGTATATAAAAGAAAGAATCGGTAAAAAGAAGAAACATGAACGGCATACTGCTTGA
- a CDS encoding branched-chain amino acid ABC transporter permease, whose protein sequence is MSFEIFLQYCFSGITLGSIYAVVAIGFNIIYNTTGIINFAQGEFVVLGALCAITFSRLLIPVLPFALAMSIAVILAVVITTFIGGLIEIVFIKWINNPTVLRLVIITIGLSFLLRETSLHVWDEKVRALKYFTGTEVSSISLLGAHFSPQVLWVLGVTAVIVIGLGLFFRLTLTGRAMRACAASSNAARLCGINIKMMVTISFMISAAIGALAGCVTSPITQTQYNMGSSLAIKGFVVAILGGLGNSFAAVGAGLILGLLESFSIVLLPNAYRDVVAIIILLGILFFKPSGLFAKKEESALKEF, encoded by the coding sequence ATGAGTTTCGAAATTTTTCTTCAGTACTGTTTCTCGGGAATCACGCTGGGCAGTATTTATGCCGTGGTTGCGATCGGTTTCAATATCATCTATAACACAACCGGTATCATTAATTTCGCGCAGGGAGAGTTTGTCGTTCTCGGCGCGCTTTGTGCGATTACGTTCTCCCGGCTGCTTATCCCCGTCCTTCCGTTCGCCCTCGCAATGTCGATCGCTGTGATACTGGCCGTCGTAATAACGACGTTCATCGGCGGGCTTATCGAAATCGTTTTTATCAAATGGATCAATAACCCGACCGTCCTGCGGCTCGTCATTATCACCATCGGACTGTCATTCCTGCTTCGCGAAACCTCTCTTCATGTCTGGGATGAAAAGGTGAGGGCGCTAAAGTATTTTACCGGAACCGAGGTTTCGTCGATTTCACTTTTAGGCGCCCATTTTTCACCGCAGGTGCTCTGGGTTCTCGGCGTCACCGCCGTTATCGTGATCGGGCTGGGACTGTTTTTCAGATTGACGCTCACGGGCAGGGCGATGAGGGCATGTGCGGCTTCGAGTAACGCCGCCCGGCTGTGCGGAATAAATATCAAGATGATGGTGACGATTTCTTTCATGATCAGCGCCGCAATCGGGGCGCTCGCGGGCTGCGTCACCTCGCCCATTACGCAGACGCAATACAACATGGGTTCTTCGCTGGCGATCAAGGGGTTTGTCGTTGCGATCCTCGGCGGGCTCGGCAACAGCTTTGCCGCCGTGGGCGCCGGACTCATTCTTGGCCTGCTCGAATCATTCAGCATCGTCCTGCTGCCGAACGCCTACCGCGACGTCGTCGCCATTATCATCCTTTTAGGTATTCTCTTTTTCAAGCCGAGCGGTTTGTTCGCGAAAAAGGAAGAAAGCGCGCTCAAGGAATTCTGA
- a CDS encoding ABC transporter substrate-binding protein, giving the protein MKSRWTLCACIVILAVLTAILLSGCADQTRKQPIKVGAILAVTGPASFLGAPEEKTLTMLAEQINNAGGVDGRKIELIVKDSQANPENAISFAKQLIEEDKVTAIIGPTTSGESMAIKDLCQENSTILLSCAAAETIVEPVASYVFKTPQKDSYAAIKIYQTMNDLGIKKIGVVVSNAGFGLGGKAQLEKYAPEHGIEIAITEVYDKGEKDLTAVLTKVKDKGVEAVVNWSIVPAQSIIPKNMKQLGMNIPLFQSHGFGNIEYVKAAGEAAEGIIFPCGRLLVADVLPSDHPQKAVLTKYKNDYESRFKEDASTFGGHAYDSFMILMEAIKKAGADDVEKIRSAIENMKGFIGTGGIFNLSPSDHNGLALDSFEMLTVENGKFVLYN; this is encoded by the coding sequence ATGAAATCCAGATGGACATTGTGCGCATGTATTGTCATACTGGCCGTTTTAACCGCGATATTATTGAGCGGTTGCGCGGACCAGACCAGAAAGCAACCCATAAAAGTAGGCGCCATTCTGGCCGTCACCGGCCCCGCTTCGTTTCTCGGCGCCCCTGAAGAAAAAACACTCACGATGCTCGCCGAGCAGATCAATAACGCCGGGGGGGTCGACGGGCGGAAAATAGAGTTGATCGTCAAGGATTCGCAGGCGAACCCGGAAAATGCGATTTCGTTCGCGAAACAGCTTATCGAAGAAGACAAGGTCACGGCGATCATCGGACCGACAACAAGCGGCGAAAGTATGGCGATCAAGGACCTTTGCCAGGAGAACTCGACCATTCTGCTTTCCTGCGCAGCGGCGGAGACGATCGTCGAACCGGTCGCTTCCTATGTTTTCAAAACACCGCAGAAAGACAGTTATGCGGCGATCAAGATATATCAGACCATGAACGATCTCGGTATCAAGAAGATCGGTGTCGTCGTCAGTAACGCCGGTTTCGGCCTCGGCGGCAAGGCGCAACTCGAAAAATACGCGCCGGAACACGGAATCGAGATAGCGATCACGGAGGTCTATGATAAAGGGGAAAAGGATTTGACCGCCGTGCTGACAAAGGTAAAAGACAAAGGCGTCGAGGCGGTCGTCAACTGGTCGATCGTCCCGGCGCAATCGATTATACCCAAAAACATGAAGCAGCTGGGAATGAATATTCCGCTTTTCCAGAGTCACGGGTTCGGAAACATCGAATACGTGAAGGCAGCGGGCGAGGCGGCGGAGGGAATCATATTCCCGTGCGGCAGGCTGCTGGTCGCGGACGTTCTCCCGTCGGATCATCCGCAGAAGGCCGTACTGACAAAATACAAAAACGACTATGAAAGCAGATTCAAGGAAGATGCGAGCACATTCGGCGGGCACGCCTACGATTCGTTCATGATCCTGATGGAAGCGATAAAAAAGGCCGGGGCGGACGATGTTGAAAAGATACGCTCCGCGATCGAAAACATGAAAGGATTTATCGGAACCGGGGGTATTTTCAATCTTTCTCCGTCCGATCATAACGGTCTTGCGCTTGATTCGTTTGAAATGCTGACAGTGGAAAACGGCAAGTTTGTCCTTTATAATTAA
- a CDS encoding ACT domain-containing protein has translation MDIKQISVFLENKKGRLADVTETLSENGINIRALFLADTTDFGVLRMIVTDPDKALGVLKKHNFVAQETDVIACEVEDKPGGLNKILQLLNANDINIEYMYAFVEKKVDNAVVVFKIDENRKAVDVLRGNNIGLVTRDVLQSL, from the coding sequence ATGGACATTAAGCAGATATCGGTATTTTTGGAAAACAAGAAAGGAAGACTCGCCGATGTGACCGAAACGCTTTCGGAGAACGGTATCAATATACGGGCGCTGTTTCTTGCCGATACCACCGATTTCGGCGTCCTCAGGATGATCGTCACGGATCCGGATAAAGCCCTGGGCGTACTCAAGAAACATAATTTTGTCGCGCAGGAGACCGATGTGATCGCCTGCGAGGTGGAGGACAAACCCGGCGGGTTGAACAAAATACTCCAGCTTTTAAACGCGAATGATATCAATATCGAATATATGTACGCTTTTGTCGAGAAAAAAGTGGACAACGCGGTCGTCGTATTCAAAATCGATGAGAACAGGAAGGCCGTCGATGTACTTCGCGGGAACAATATCGGCCTTGTCACCCGCGATGTGCTTCAGAGTCTGTAA